AGGGTACTCTTTCCACAGGTGCAGCCCGGACATCAGAAATTTGTACAGCAGCGCCAGCCCGAAGCCCCCAAAGACAAGCTTGGCCTGGCTGCCGCCCTTTTCGCCGACGATGAGCACTTCGGCGCAGGCCGTGCCTTCGGGATAGGTCAGCTTGCCGTGTTCCCTGACGATGAGCGCCCGCCGGAGGGGAATCATCAGCAGGACGCCCAGCCAGCCGCCAGTCAGCGCCGTCAGGGTCGTGCGCGACAGATCGAGCGCATAGCCCATCAGCAACAGCGCCGGCACAGTAAAGACGACGCCCGCCGCGACCGACTCGCCGGCCGAGCCAATCGTCTGCGTCATGTTGTTTTCGAGAATGGAACTTTTGCCCAGCGCCCGGAAAATCGTGATGGAAAGGACGGCAATCGGAATCGAGGCCGATACCGTCAGACCGACCTTGAGCGCCAGATAAACGGAAGACGCCCCGAAGACGATCCCCAGAATGACGCCAACGAGGACGCTGCGCAGGGTAAATTCCGGCAGGACAGTTTCGCTGTCCACGAAGGGCTGGAAGTGCGTCGCCGCCGGTGACTCAACTTGGGTGGACATGGGTGAGTTTGGCTCCAGTTTGGGCGGATGTTTCAGGTCTTCCTGCGTTGGAAGGCCTCACCGGGAAGCCAGTCGGGCATGGCCGGGTCATCGGCAACGGTGGCCACGATGAGCAGGGCGAACTGCGCATGCTGGGCCGCCCCCCGAAAGTCCCAGTCTTCCTGAATGGTGTCCGTGGGTTGGTGGTAGTCGCGGCGCACGTAGGTGTCAAACCGCTGTTTGCCCCAGCCTTCCGGTTTGCCTTCGACTTCGACCCCAAAGTTGAGCGACAGACACGGCACACCGGCCTTGGCAAAGCAGAAGTGATCCGAGCGGAAAAACGAGCCGTTTTGGGGGAACGGGTCCGGCTTCATCACCAGCCCTTCCAGTTTGGCCAGCGCGTCAATGGTTTTGCCAAGCGTCGAACGCTCCGCCCCCAGCGGGACGAAATCGCGGGTGCGCCCAAAGACATTGACTTCGTCGAGGTTGATGTTGGCCGCCGTTTTTTCGAGAGGAATGAGGGGATGTTCGCAGTAATACTGCGCCCCCAGCAAACCTTGTTCTTCGGCCGTGACCGACAGAAACAGCACTGATCGGCGCGGACGCCAGTCCGATTTTCCCAACGCCTCGGCCATTGCCAGCAGGGCCGCCACGCCCGAAGCATTGTCCAGCGCGCCACGGTAAATCAGCCGTTGCCCGGAAGCCGGGTCTTCCTTGACGCCAAAGTGGTCGTAGTGCGCCGTGACGACAACACATTCATCGCGCAACTTCTCGTCACGCCCCGGCAGCCACCCGACGACATTCGGTGACTCAAGTGTGGACACTTCACTTTTCAGGTGCAGCGAAAGGGTCGTGTCGAGCGGCACCGGGCGGAAGTCCCGCCGTTCGGCCTGCTCGATGAGTGTGGCCAGCCGCTTGCCGCCGAGCCGGGCAATCCGTACAGCCGCGTCATCGGTAATCCACGACTTCAGGGCCACGACCGGCGGGGAGTTGGCATCCCGGACGAGTTCCGACCGCGTGCCGGTGTTGGAGCTTTGGACCACCTGCCACGGGTAGGTGGCGCTCTCAGTCGTGTGAATGAGCAGCACGCCACGCGCACCCTGGCGGGCGGCTTCCTCGTACTTGTACGTCCAGCGCCCGTAATAGGTCAGCGTCCGCCCCTGAAAAATGGACGGGTTGTGCAGTCCCGGATCGTTGACCAGCAGCATGACGATCTTGCCGCGCACGTCCACGTCCTTGTAGTCGTTCCAGTCATATTCCGGCGCGACGATGCCATAGCCGGCAAAGACAACCGGAACATCATCGAACCGGACTTCGGGCAGGCACTCGCCGGATTGCGCCGTGAACTCCGTCCCATACGTCAGTTCGACGGTTGCCCCGGACGCGGCGCGAAAGGTCATCGTGGTTGGGATGGCGCGCAGGTTGACAATGGGCACGTTCTGGAAATACGAGCCGCCAAGCGGCTCCAGCCCGGAGGTCTGGAACTGGGCGGCAATGTATTTCGCGGTGAGAAGTCCGCCGCGCGTGCCGGGGGCGCGGCCTTCAAACAGGTCATCGGAAAGCAGTTCGGTGTGGG
This window of the Chloracidobacterium sp. N genome carries:
- a CDS encoding M20/M25/M40 family metallo-hydrolase, whose translation is MKTLRMGVAGWWLLWLVIQIGMPVRATETVTVPAEVRAIVARIQPATLRAHTELLSDDLFEGRAPGTRGGLLTAKYIAAQFQTSGLEPLGGSYFQNVPIVNLRAIPTTMTFRAASGATVELTYGTEFTAQSGECLPEVRFDDVPVVFAGYGIVAPEYDWNDYKDVDVRGKIVMLLVNDPGLHNPSIFQGRTLTYYGRWTYKYEEAARQGARGVLLIHTTESATYPWQVVQSSNTGTRSELVRDANSPPVVALKSWITDDAAVRIARLGGKRLATLIEQAERRDFRPVPLDTTLSLHLKSEVSTLESPNVVGWLPGRDEKLRDECVVVTAHYDHFGVKEDPASGQRLIYRGALDNASGVAALLAMAEALGKSDWRPRRSVLFLSVTAEEQGLLGAQYYCEHPLIPLEKTAANINLDEVNVFGRTRDFVPLGAERSTLGKTIDALAKLEGLVMKPDPFPQNGSFFRSDHFCFAKAGVPCLSLNFGVEVEGKPEGWGKQRFDTYVRRDYHQPTDTIQEDWDFRGAAQHAQFALLIVATVADDPAMPDWLPGEAFQRRKT